ATAGACCGCGCGGTGAGTTCTTCCACTTAGATTGGCCAGAGCCGGGTCGTCCGCAGATTGCTATTGATTAATCAACGGTAATTTGCACTTACTAGAAGAGAGGGTGACTAAGGTCATCCTCTTTTTTTATACTTTTTTATTTTTACGTGCGTATTAAACGCAATCGCAACTTGCTTCTACATAACGATGGAACTGATTAGTTTCTTTTAGTTTCAGCAGGCGCTTATCTTCTGAGTTGTTTAGTTCTTTGGCTTTTTGCTCAATCGTCTCTTTATCTGACGATGTTTTGTTGCTATCTGCATGGTTAACAGCTTGATTCATGGTGCTTTTTCCTTTTGGGAGTTAAATGTACTGAAATTTTGTTTCGGTACATGGGTTTATATATACTTCTACGTCTGCAATAACGTTGAGTGCAATCTAGCAAGATAGTTCGTATTTGTGAACAGTCATCGTAAACAAATCATTAAAATCATTAGGTTTTATGCATTGATATTCAAATTTGTTGCGAAATTGAAACAAATGCCCATCGCGTTTCATCACGCTTGGTGTTAACGTTTTTAACAGAATGTGATTGAATGCTAGTTATAATAGATTCGTGATGTGAACAATTGATGATGCGGGAGTGTCTTTTTTAATATGCAGATAATGGTGAATGGAGCTGTTAAACATTTTGATGTGGGTCAGTTGACGGTTGCTCAGCTACTCAGTGAATTACGGTTTACAGGAAAACGGATTGCAGTTGAGTGTAATGGTGAAATTGTACCGAAAAGCCAATATGCGCAAGCCATGGTGCAAGATGGCGATACGTTAGAGGTAGTTGGCGCAGTTGGTGGTGGTTAAAATAAAACGGATAGAAAATAAATATGACAGATCAGTTAGTAATTGCAGGAAAGACCTATGGTTCACGGCTGTTAGTGGGCACAGGTAAGTATCAAGATTTTCAAGAGACGCGCGCGGCGATTGATGCCAGTGGTGCACAGATAGTGACGGTAGCCATCCGTCGAACCAATATAGGCCAAACCGTGGGTGAGCCATCGCTATTGGATTACTTGCCACCAGAAGAGTTTACCTATTTACCTAATACTGCAGGCTGTTATACGGCAGATGATGCAGTGCGTACATTGCGCTTAGCGCGCGAATTGTTGGATGGACATAACTTGGTTAAATTAGAAGTATTAGGCGACCCTAACACCTTATATCCTAATGTGATTGAAACCATTGCTGCCGCTAAAACGCTGGTCAAAGAAGGCTTTGATGTCATGGTTTATACGTCAGACGATCCGATTATTGCAAAACAACTAGAAGACATTGGCTGTTGTGCGGTTATGCCTTTAGCGTCATTAATTGGTTCCGGTATGGGCATTTTGAACCCATGGAATCTAGAAATCATCATCGATAATGCAAGTGTGCCTGTGCTGGTGGATGCCGGTGTTGGTACAGCGAGTGATGCGGCGATTGCCATGGAATTAGGTTGTGCTGGAATTTTAATGAATACGGCAATTGCAAGCGCCAATCAACCCATATTAATGGCATCGGCAATGAAAAAAGCAGTTGAAGCTGGTCGAGAAGCTTATTTGGCAGGTCGTATGGCTAAAAAGTTATACATGGCAAGCCCAAGTTCACCAACGACAGGGATGATAGCTTAATGACAACACAATATCGATTTTCCGTTCAAGTAGAAACGGCGTATTTAGAGGACCAGTCTAGCGAAGAAGATAACCGTTATGCTTTTGCTTATACCGTCACGATTATCAATACCGGTAGCGTGGCGGCGCAACTGATTAGCCGTCACTGGATCATTACTGATGCAGATAATCACCTGCAAGAAGTAAAAGGCTTAGGCGTCATTGGTGAGCAACCTTTGCTTCAGGCTGGTGAGACATTTACTTATATCAGTGGCACCGTGCTCAATACCCCAGTAGGCCAGATGCATGGTAGCTATCAAATTGTTGCGGTTGATGGTACATCATTCGAGGCAACGATTGCGCCCTTTACCCTTGCAGCCCCAAGAGTGCTTCACTAATAAAGTGTTTGATTGACTATGCAAAAAATAAGCTTATTTATATGCGTGATGTTGATGACAGTCGCTTGCTCAAAACAAGCCGTAAAACCAGCACCTACTCCTGCCGATAAAGCGCGCGTTGAAAAGCCAGTAACTGAAAAGCCTGCGTCTGAACAGCCAACCACTGATCAACAGCAACACGTCACGCCAACAGAGGAGATTGCACAATATACCTTGCTAAAACCAGCCAACTGGCAAGATTTAGATGGTCTGTTGCAAGATAATGTGACTGATGCATGGCCAGCTTGGCTGCAAAGCTGTATGCGCTTGGGTAAAAAAGAGCACTGGAAAGCCGCATGCGACACCGCACAATTAATGAAACAGCCAAATAATGCGGCGATTATTGATTATTTTTCAAATTACTTTGATGTTTATCGCGCTTACAACGAAGATGGCACCTCAACTGGCACAATAACTGGATACTACCAACCGCTTTTAAATGGCAGCAAAACGCAGTCAACACAATATCCTTATCCCTTGTATCGTGAGCCAGCAGATTTAATCACGGTTGAATTGGCCGAGGCTTATCCTGAGCTAAAATTTAAACGAATAA
This region of Methylophilaceae bacterium genomic DNA includes:
- the apaG gene encoding Co2+/Mg2+ efflux protein ApaG, whose translation is MTTQYRFSVQVETAYLEDQSSEEDNRYAFAYTVTIINTGSVAAQLISRHWIITDADNHLQEVKGLGVIGEQPLLQAGETFTYISGTVLNTPVGQMHGSYQIVAVDGTSFEATIAPFTLAAPRVLH
- a CDS encoding thiazole synthase, with protein sequence MTDQLVIAGKTYGSRLLVGTGKYQDFQETRAAIDASGAQIVTVAIRRTNIGQTVGEPSLLDYLPPEEFTYLPNTAGCYTADDAVRTLRLARELLDGHNLVKLEVLGDPNTLYPNVIETIAAAKTLVKEGFDVMVYTSDDPIIAKQLEDIGCCAVMPLASLIGSGMGILNPWNLEIIIDNASVPVLVDAGVGTASDAAIAMELGCAGILMNTAIASANQPILMASAMKKAVEAGREAYLAGRMAKKLYMASPSSPTTGMIA
- the thiS gene encoding sulfur carrier protein ThiS, which codes for MQIMVNGAVKHFDVGQLTVAQLLSELRFTGKRIAVECNGEIVPKSQYAQAMVQDGDTLEVVGAVGGG